The sequence GTCGAGCCCGGCCGGTACAGACACCATCCCGCCCGTGCCCGCCAACTGCGCCAGCGCCTGGCTGCGCAACGCCACAACCCGCGCGCCATCGAGCAGACTCAAGCCGCCCACCGCACAGGCCGCGGCGATCTCGCCCTGGCTGTGCCCCACCACCGCCGCAGGCTCCACACCGTAAGCCCGCCACAACTCGGCCAGGCTCACCATCACCGCCCACGACACGGGCTGCACGACCTCTATCCGCAGCATCATTTCCGTGTCGCTCAGCGCATCGCGCAACTGCCAGTCCACGAACGGCGCCAACGCCTGCGCGCAACGCTCCATCGACGCGGCGAAAGCGGGCTCCTCTTCCCACAACTCCAGGCCCATCCCGGCCCACTGCGCACCCTGACCCGCAAAAGCGAACACCGGCCGCACCACTGCCCCGGCCACCCCGGTGACAAGCCCGGGCACCCGACCACCGATGTCCGTGGCCGCGGCTGCCAGGCCATCGAGCAACTGCTTGCGTTCCTCGCCCACAACCACCAGCCGGTGCGGGAAGTCCACCGACCGGGTGGTGGCCAAAGAGAAGGCCACATCATCCGCGGACAGCTCAGGCCGGGCCACGGCAAACTCCCGCAACCGCCCGGCCTGTTCCGCCAGCGCGGCCTTCGACCGCGCCGAGACCACCCACGCCACCGAGCCGGACAAACCGTCCGAACTCTCATGGGGGAACTCGTCCCGCCGCCCCTGTTCGGGAATCTGGTCCTGCACGGGCTGTTCGAGAATGACGTGGACGTTGGTGCCGCTGATCCCGAACCCGGACACCCCGGCGCGTCGCGGCCCGGGGCCTGCAGGCCACTCCCGCGCCTCCGTCAGCAGTTCCACCGACCCCGAGGACCAGTCCACATGTGTCGACGGCGCATCCACGTGCAGGGTCCTCGGCAGCACTCCGTGCTGCATCCCCAGCACCATCTTCATCACCCCGGCGACACCCGCCGCGGCCTGGGTGTGACCGATATTGGACTTCACCGAGCCCAGCCACAACGGCCGGCCCTCCGGCCGATCCTGCCCGTAGGTCGCTATCAGTGCCTGCGCCTCGATCGGATCACCCAACTCCGTACCCGTGCCATGCGCCTCCACCACGTCCACATCCCGCGCGGACAGCCCCGCGCTGGCCAGTGCCTGCCGGATCACCCGCTGCTGCGACGGACCATTCGGCGCCGTGAGCCCGTTCGACGCACCGTCCTGGTTCACCGCGCTGCCACGTATCACCGCCAGCACCCGGTGCCCACGCGCACGCGCATCAGACAACCGCTCCAGGACCAGCATCCCGACGCCTTCGCCAAATCCGGTGCCGTCCGCGGCCTCGGCGAAGGGTTTGCATCGACCATCCGCGGCCAGGCCCCGTTGGCGGGAGAACTCGGTGAACGTGCCCGATGTCGCCATCACCGTGACGCCACCAGCCAGCGCCATTCCGCACTCACCGGAGCGCAGGGCCTGGGCCGCCAGATGCATCGCGGTCAGCGACGAAGAGCACGCCGTATCCACCGACACGGCTGGCCCCTGCAACCCGAGGCAATAGGCCACCCGGCCGGATGCCACGCTCGCCGTGGTCCCGGTCATCCCGTAGCCGCCCGCACCGTCGCGTTCCCCGGCCCGGTAACTCGACGTGATGACCCCTGCGTACACCCCCGCGTCGGAACCGCGCAGGGAAGCCGGGTCGATTCCTGCGCCTTCAAGGGCCTCCCAGCAGGTTTCCAACAGCAGCCGCTGCTGCGGATCCATCGACAGTGCCTCACGCGGACTGATCCCGAAAAACTCCGCGTCGAAGTCCCCGGCCCCGTACACGAATCCGCCGAGAGCCGCATAGCCCGCACCCTCTCGGCCGGATTCACGATCAGGGCCGCCCGCTCCCTCCATGTCCCAACCCCGGTCGACGGGGAAGGGCGACATCGCGTCCGTGCCGTCCACCAGCAGGCGCCAGAAGCCCTCCGGGTCCTCGACGCCGCCCGGGAACCGGCACCCCATGCCCACGATCGCGATCGGCTCGTCCGCACCGACAGGGACCACAGTCGCCGGGGTCTCGGCGACGGCATCGGCCAGCTGGGGCAGCAGCTCGTCGAGCAGGAATCGGGTCAGTTCGAGCGGCGCCGGGTGGTCGAAGACCAGGGTCGCGGGCAGCCGCAGTCCGGTGGCGGTGGCGAGTCGGTTGCGCAGTTCGAGCGCCGTCAGGGAGTCGAAGCCCATGTCACGGAACGCCTGTTGCGGCTCAATGTTCTCTGGCCGAGCATGTCCAAGTACGGCTGCCGCATGGGTTCGTACGATCTGCAGGACGGCCTGCTTCCGGTCAGCCGCACTCAGAGCGGCCAACTGGGCGGCCAAACCTTGCTCTTGCCCTGCCTCCTTCGCCGTCGCAGCGGACCGTCGTGCTCCGCTGCCGCTTGCATCCAATTCTCCCAGAAGTGCGGGCAGCGGGCCATCACCACGAGAGAGTCCGGCCAACTCCAGTCGAGCCGGAACCAACAGCGGTGCGGTCAGCCGGCCGACGGCATCGAACAGCGCCAGCCCCTGTTCCGTGGTCATCGGCCGGATGCCGCTCCGAGCCAGCCGGGACACGCCGGCATCACTCAAGTGAGACGTCATCGCGGAGCGTTCGGCCCACAGCCCCCACGCCAGCGACTGCCCAACCAACCCACGCTCACGACGGTAGGCAGCAAGAGCGTCAAGGAAGGCGTTGGCGGCGGCATACCCGCTCTGCCCAGGACTGCCCAGCACCGCAGCAGCCGAGGAGTACAGGACGAACCCGGCCAGGTCCATCCCCTCGGTCAACTCGTGCAGATTCCAGGCCGCGTCCGCCTTCGCCGCCAACACCCGCCCAATACGCTGCGGAGTAAGCGACTCGACCGTGGCGTCATCGAGCACCCCGGCAGCATGCACCACCGCAGTCAGCGGATGCTCAGCCGCTACCTCATGCAACACCCCGGCCAGAGCGTCACGATCCGAGGTATCAGCGGCCACTACCTCTACCGCAGCACCGAGTCCGGTCAACTCCGCAACCAACTCCGCCGCCCCCGGCGCCTCCGGCCCCTGCCGCGAGACCAGCAGCAGATGCCGCATACCCCGGGCCGTCACCAGATGCCGGGCCAACTCCCGCCCCAACGTCCCAGTACCGCCCGTGATCAGCACCGTGCCATCCGGGTCCCATTCAGCCGGCACACGCAGGACCACCTTGCCCACATGCCGGGCCGCCTGCAGGTAACGCAACGCCGAGACCGCCTGCGACAGACCGAACCCGGTCACCGGCAGCAACCGCAACGACCCCGCCTCGAACATCCCCATAATCTCCGCAAGCATCACCGCGATACGCGGCACACCCGCATCCATCAGATCAAACGCCTGATACACCACCCCGGGATACGACCGGGCCACCTCATCGGCCCGACGGACGTCCGTCTTACCCATCTCCACGAACCGCCCACCCCGAGGCAGCAGGGACAGCGACGCCTCGACGAACTCCCCCGTCAACGAGTTCAGAACGACATCCACACCCTCACCGCCCGTGACCGCGAGGAACCGCTCACCGAACTCCAGATCACGCGACGAAGCAATGTGGTCGTCCGCGATGCCCATAGCCCGCAGCGTGTCCTGCTTGGCCGCACTCGCCGTCGCAAACACCTCCAACCCCCACGCCCGGGCCAACTGCACCGCAGCCATCCCCACACCACCAGTACCCGCATGAATCAACACCCGCTGACCCGCACGCACCCCCGCCAAATCCCGCAAACCATAAAACGCCGTCAGGAACACCACCGGCACCGCCGCAGCCTCCTCGAACGACCACCCCCGCGGCACACCCGTCACCAACCGGTGATCAACAACCGAAACCGGCCCCCACCCAGGCACCAGACCCATCACCGCCTGCCCCACAACAAGACCCTCAACCCCCGGGCCCACCTCCAGCACAACCCCGGCCCCCTCACCACCCAGAACCCTCCCATCAGCCACCAACCCCAACCCCGACACCACATCATGAAAGTTCAACCCGGCAGCACGCACCCCCACCCGCACCTGCCCAGGCAACAACCCCGCACCCGACTCAGGAGCATCAACAACACCGACACTGCCCAGATCACCCGGCTCACCCACCTCCAGACGCCACCCCGCCCCGGCAGGCAGCAACACCTCCCGCTCCCCCACCCGCACCAACCGCCGCCCGAACACCTCCGGCGCCCCGGCGTCCGCGCCCGGACGGATCCAGGTCTCCGGCTCGCCGGCACTCGACACCGCAGCCAGCACTGTCTCCACGTCGGCGTCCCGATCGGCATCCAGACCGGTGGCGGGGTCGACATCCACCAACACAAACCGCCCCGGATGCTCAGACTGCGCAGAACGCACCAGCCCGCAGACCGTCGCGGCAGACAAGTCCCGCGCACCGGCCGCGCCCTGGGTCCAAATCACCAGTTGCGCGTCAGCTGTCCCGGGATCAGCCAACCACTCCTGCACCCACCCCAGCACCAACCCCGTAACCTGCCCAGCAACCGCCGACACCTCCTGCCCACCCGCAGCACAAGGCACCACGGCCACAACCACCTGCGGGTACCCCGACCCACCTACCTGCCCATACCTCCCCCACCGCGGAACCACCAGCCCGTCCGAGACCGGAAGCGGAGCCCAGTCCACCGTGAACAACGAACGACGCACCTCACGCTCACCCGGACGCGTGAAGTGCTCCGCCGGCATCTCCCGCAACGCTAGAGACTGGGCCTGGAACACCGGCTGCCCCGCACCGTCATACGCACTCACCGCAACCGACCCGTCCGCCCCCGGCACGAGAACAGCCCGCAAATGACGGGCGCCACCAGCCAGCAACCGAACACCCGACCACGCAAACGGCAAACCGCCGGGCCTGCCGGACCGACCACCGGAGCCACCGAGCCTGCCGGCTAGGAGGCCGTGCAGGGCAGCATCCAGCAGCGCCGGGTGCAACCCGAATCCACCGAGCCCCGCCCCGGCGCCAGCTTCAGTTCCAGCGGTTTCGGGGAGTTCGGCCTCGGTGTAGACCGTGTCTCCGACGCGCCATGCGCGGTGAAGCCCCTGGAACGCGGGTCCGTAGCCGTACCCACGCTCGGCCAACTGACCGTAGACGTCATCCAGCGGGATCGGCTCAGCGCCAGCCGGAGGCCACTGCAGCAAGGGAGCCGGTGCAGGCGCACTGGTGGCCGACAGCACTCCGACCGCGTGCCGGATCCACTGCCCCTCCGCGTCTCGCGAAGAAACAGTTACGGACCGACGTCCGTCGCCCCTGTCACCGCCGTCGCTGTCACCGACGTGCACCTGGATCTGAACGCCGCTGCCCTCGCCGGGCAGCACCAAGGGTTCCTGCAGGGCAAGCTCCTCCAGCACCCCGCAGCCCACCAGGTCGCCGGCGTGGATGGCCAGATCCACGAACGCGGTACCAGCCAGCAGCACCGTCCCGTGCACGGCATGGTCAGCCAGCCACGGTGCCGCCGACAGCGACAGGCGTCCCGTGAGGGCCAACCCGTCACCCTCGGACAACCACACCACCGCCGCCAGCAACGGATGGCCCGATGCCTGCTGACCGGCCGAAGAGGCATCTCCGCTACGGGCCACCGCGCGCGGCCAGAACCGCCGCCGCTGGAACGGATACGTCGGCAGGCTCAGGCTCACCCTGCGAGCCGGGCCACCCTCACCAGTCACCAATGCCCAATTCACCGCCGCGCCGGCGACATACGCCGAGGCCAACGCCCGCAACCACCGCTCCCGGCCACCCTGCCCCCGTTGCAGGCTGGCAGTCACCACCAAATCCTCACCCGCCTGCGCAACCGCCATCCCCAACACCGGATGCGCACTGATCTCCACAAAAGTACGGTGTCCCTCCTCCACCAGCCCGGCAATCACCTCACCGAAACGCACCGTCTCACGCAGATTCCGGAACCAGTACCCCCCATCCAGGCAAGCCGTATCCACCACCCCGGCCTCAACCGTCGAATAGAACGGAACGGCACTGCTCACCGGCTCCAACCCCGCCAGATCCTCCACCACCCGCTCCTCGACCGCCTCCACCTGCCCCGTGTGCGAGGCATAATCCACCGCGATCCGCCGCGCACCCCGCCCCGCAAACGCAGCCGCGAACCCCTCACACGCCGCAGCCTCACCAGCCACCACCACCTGCCGCGGACCATTCACCGCAGCCACCGACAACCCCCCACCCCACCCAGAAACCCACTCCCGCACCTCATCCAACCCAGCCGGCACCGACACCATCCCACCCAAACCCGCCAACTCCGCCAACGCCCGACTCCGCAACGCCACCACCCGCGCACCATCCCCCAGACTCAACCCACCCACCACACACGCCGCCGCAATCTCACCCTGACTATGCCCCACCACCCCCGACGGCTCCACACCATGAGCCCGCCACAACCCCGCCAAACTCACCATCACCGCCCACGACACAGGCTGCACCACATCCACCCGCCCCAACAACTCCCCATCCCCCAAAGCATCACGCAACCCCCACTCCACAAACGGCGCCAACGCCTCCCCACACCGCTCCATCCACGCACCAAACACCGGCTCCTGCTCCCACAACTCCAAACCCATCCCCACCCACTGCGCCCCCTGCCCCGCAAACACAAACACCGGACGCACCACCGAACCCACCACACCAGACACCACCCCAGACGCCTCACCACCCCCAGACACAACCGCCAGACCATCCAACAACTCACCACGCTCCCCACCCACCACCACCAACCGATGCGGAAACCCAACCGACCGCGTCGAAGCCAACGAAAACGCCACATCCCCCACAGCCAACTCCGGCCGCGCCACAACAAACTCCCGCAACCGCCCCGCCTGCTCCACCAACGCACCCGACGACCGCGCCGACAACACCCACGCCACCGCACCCGAATCTCGAATCTCGTCCGGTTCGGGGACTTGGTGGTCCTCAGGCAGTTCGTCCTGCTCCAGAATCAGATGCACGTTCGTACCACTGATCCCGAACCCCGACACACCCGCCCGCCGCGGCCCCGGACCTGCAGGCCACTCCATTGCCTCACTGAGCAGTTGGACCGACCCCGCCGACCAATCCACATGCGAAGACGGCGCATCCACATGCAACGTCCTGGGCAGCACACCGTGCTGCATCGCCAGCACCATCTTGATCACCCCGGCCACACCCGCCGCAGCCTGGGTGTGACCGATGTTCGACTTCACCGAACCCAGCCACAACGGCCGGCCCTCCGGCCGATCCTGCCCATACGTCGCGATCAGCGCCTGAGCCTCGATCGGGTCGCCCAGCGCCGTCCCCGTACCATGCGCCTCGACCACATCCACATCCCGCGCCGACAACCCCGCACTCGCCAGCGCCTGCCGGATCACCCGCTGCTGCGACGGACCATTCGGCGCCGTCAAACCATTCGACGCACCGTCCTGATTCACCGCACTACCACGTATCACCGCCAACACCCGATGCCCACGCGCACGCGCATCAGACAACCGCTCCAACACCAGCACCCCCACACCCTCACCCCACCCCGTACCATCCGCAGCATCCGCAAACGGCTTGCACCGGCCATCCCCAGCCAACCCCCGCTGCCGCGCAAACTCGGTGAACGTGCCCGGCGTCGCCATCACCGTCACACCACCCGCCAACGCCATCCCACACTCACCCGACCGCAACGCCTGCGCCGCCAAATGCATCGCCGTCAACGACGACGAACACGCCGTATCCACCGACACCGCAGGCCCCTGCAAACCCAAGCAATACGCAACCCGACCCGAAACCACACTCCCGGTGCTGCCGGTCCCCCGGGATCCTTCGCCCTCCCCACCCAGAAGGGTGCCGTAATCGTGGTACATCACCCCGGCATAAACCCCGGTGTTGCTTCCCCGCAGCGAGAGCGGGTCGATTCCCGCGTCCTCCAACGCCTCCCAGGACGTCTCCAACAGCAGTCGCTGCTGCGGATCCATCGCCAAAGCCTCACGCGGACTGATGCCAAAGAACTCCGCGTCGAATTCCCCAGCCCCGTACAGGAACCCGCCCATGGGCTGGTACGCCACACCTTCACGACCGCCGCCGTGATCGAAGTCGTCAAGACTTTCCAGATCCCATCCCCGGTCGGCGGGGAACCGCGAGATCGCATCCGTTCCGCCCGCCACCAGCTGCCAGAAGCCTTCCGGGTCCTCGACCCCGCCCGGGAACCGGCACCCCATTCCCACGATGGCAATTGGTTCGCGACTGCTCGCCTCGATCCTGCGCAGTCGGCTCTGGAGTCGCTGACCCTCGTTGATGGCCCGCTTCAGATGGTCGCGAAGCTTTTCTTCCTCAGACATGTGTCAGCTACTCCTTGCTCTTCGGCAGGTCAATCAGGCGCGTTTCAAATCCCTGTTCGACGAGATTGAACAGATCTTCATTGCTTGCCGCATCGAGGTCGTCCGCGTCACTCTCTTCTTCTGTTTCTGCGCCCTGTGACCGCCAGTCCGCCATCAGCGCGTTCAACTGTTCTGTGATTCGGCCACGACCGGCATCGTCGATGGGCACGGCTGACAGCACAGCGCGCAGACCGTCGAGATCTGCCAGGGCGATCTCAAGGGCCCCGGCTTGCTGCGGCACCAGCTGGTCGTGCAGAAAACGGGTGAGGTCGAGGGGTACCGGATGGTCGAAGATGAGTGTGGCGGGCAGTCGGAGTCCGGTTGCGGTGGCGAGCCGGTTGCGCAATTCGAGTGCGGTCAGGGAGTCGAAACCCATGTCACGGAATGCCTGTTCGGGCTGAATGTTTGCCGGCCTGGCATGACCGAGCGCTGCCGCCGCGTGGGTTCGCACGATCTGCAGGACGGCCTGCTCTCCGTCGGCAGCACTCATCGCTGCCAGGCGGGCGGCCAGGTCCTCGACCGTTGCGGCGGCAGCCGGTCGTGTTCCGGTGTCCACGGCCAACCCGCTCAGCAGTGCGGGCAGTGGGCCGCTGCGGGAGAACCCTGCCAACTCCAGGCGGGCCGGGACGAGTAGGGGCGTGGTCAGTCGGACCGCGACGTCCAGCAGCGCCAGACCTTGTGCGGTGGACATCGGCTGGATCCCTCCGCGGGTCAGCCGTGACATACCGGCATCGTCGAGGCGTGCGGTCATGGCCGAGCGTTCAGCCCACACGCCCCATGCCAGCGACTGCCCCACCAACCCGCGTTCACGGCGATAGGCCGCCAGCGCGTCGAGGAACGCATTTGCCGCCGAGTAACTCCCCTGCCCGGGGCTGCCGAGCACTGCGGCGGCCGACGAATAGAGAACGAACCCGGCCAGGTTCATCCCGTCGGTCAGCTCATGCAGGTTCCAGGCCGCGTCCGCCTTCGCCGCAAGCACGGTCGCGATCCGCTGCGGGTTGAGCGACTCGACCGTGGCGTCGTCCAGCACCCCGGCGGCGTGCACCACCGCCGTCAACGGATGTTCGCCGGGCACGGCCTCCAACACCGCGGTCAGCGCATCACGGTTCGCGGCATCCGCAGCCGCTGTCTGGACCACTGCGCCCAGTTCGGTCAACTCCGCGACCAACTCGGCCGTGCCCGGAGCACTCGCTCCCTGCCGCGAGACCAGCAACAGATGGCCCATTCCGCGGTTTACGACCAGATGGCGGGCCAACTGCCGCCCCAGAGTTCCGGTACCTCCGGTGATCAGCACCGTCCCCTGGGGATCCCACTCGGCAGGCACCTGCTGCGGGTCACCCGCCTCAACGCGAGCCAGCCGCCGTCCGAACGGCACCGGGACCCCAGTATCGGCTGCCGGACGGATCCAGGTCTCGGCCTCGCCACCGCTCAACGCCGCGGCCAGCACACCTTCCACGTCGTCATCGCTGCCGACATCCACGCCAGAAGCGGGGTCGATGTCGACCAGCAGAAGCCGGCCAGGGTGTTCGGACTGCGCGGAGCGCAACAGACCGCAGACCGCCGCGGCCGACAGATCTCGCCCCCCGACCGCACCCTGAGTGCATATCACCAACTGTGCGTCGTCCGCGGCGGGATCAGCCAGCCACTCCTGCACCCACCCGAGCACCAGCCCCGTAGCCTGCGCGGCGGCGGCCGGCGCCTCCTGCCCAGGCGGAGCAGACGGTACGAACGCCACAACCACCGGCGGGTAGTCCGACCCGGCTACCTGCCCATGCCTGGCCCACCGTGGCAGATCCGGACTTTCCGGAGCCGACAGGGGCACCCAGTCCACGGTGAACAACGAGCGACGCGCTTCACGCTCGCCGGAACCCGCAATGTTGTCCGCCGAGATCTCCCTCAGCATCAGCGAACGGACGTCCAATACCGGCTGCCCGGCACCGTCGAAGGCACTCACCGCGATCGAGCCGTCCGCCCCCGGAGCCAGAACGGCCCGGAGATGACGGGCACCGCCGGCGAGCAGCCGAACCCCCGACCACGCAAACGGC comes from Streptomyces sp. FXJ1.172 and encodes:
- a CDS encoding type I polyketide synthase — translated: MSEEEKLRDHLKRAINEGQRLQSRLRRIEASSREPIAIVGMGCRFPGGVEDPEGFWQLVAGGTDAISRFPADRGWDLESLDDFDHGGGREGVAYQPMGGFLYGAGEFDAEFFGISPREALAMDPQQRLLLETSWEALEDAGIDPLSLRGSNTGVYAGVMYHDYGTLLGGEGEGSRGTGSTGSVVSGRVAYCLGLQGPAVSVDTACSSSLTAMHLAAQALRSGECGMALAGGVTVMATPGTFTEFARQRGLAGDGRCKPFADAADGTGWGEGVGVLVLERLSDARARGHRVLAVIRGSAVNQDGASNGLTAPNGPSQQRVIRQALASAGLSARDVDVVEAHGTGTALGDPIEAQALIATYGQDRPEGRPLWLGSVKSNIGHTQAAAGVAGVIKMVLAMQHGVLPRTLHVDAPSSHVDWSAGSVQLLSEAMEWPAGPGPRRAGVSGFGISGTNVHLILEQDELPEDHQVPEPDEIRDSGAVAWVLSARSSGALVEQAGRLREFVVARPELAVGDVAFSLASTRSVGFPHRLVVVGGERGELLDGLAVVSGGGEASGVVSGVVGSVVRPVFVFAGQGAQWVGMGLELWEQEPVFGAWMERCGEALAPFVEWGLRDALGDGELLGRVDVVQPVSWAVMVSLAGLWRAHGVEPSGVVGHSQGEIAAACVVGGLSLGDGARVVALRSRALAELAGLGGMVSVPAGLDEVREWVSGWGGGLSVAAVNGPRQVVVAGEAAACEGFAAAFAGRGARRIAVDYASHTGQVEAVEERVVEDLAGLEPVSSAVPFYSTVEAGVVDTACLDGGYWFRNLRETVRFGEVIAGLVEEGHRTFVEISAHPVLGMAVAQAGEDLVVTASLQRGQGGRERWLRALASAYVAGAAVNWALVTGEGGPARRVSLSLPTYPFQRRRFWPRAVARSGDASSAGQQASGHPLLAAVVWLSEGDGLALTGRLSLSAAPWLADHAVHGTVLLAGTAFVDLAIHAGDLVGCGVLEELALQEPLVLPGEGSGVQIQVHVGDSDGGDRGDGRRSVTVSSRDAEGQWIRHAVGVLSATSAPAPAPLLQWPPAGAEPIPLDDVYGQLAERGYGYGPAFQGLHRAWRVGDTVYTEAELPETAGTEAGAGAGLGGFGLHPALLDAALHGLLAGRLGGSGGRSGRPGGLPFAWSGVRLLAGGARHLRAVLVPGADGSVAVSAYDGAGQPVFQAQSLALREMPAEHFTRPGEREVRRSLFTVDWAPLPVSDGLVVPRWGRYGQVGGSGYPQVVVAVVPCAAGGQEVSAVAGQVTGLVLGWVQEWLADPGTADAQLVIWTQGAAGARDLSAATVCGLVRSAQSEHPGRFVLVDVDPATGLDADRDADVETVLAAVSSAGEPETWIRPGADAGAPEVFGRRLVRVGEREVLLPAGAGWRLEVGEPGDLGSVGVVDAPESGAGLLPGQVRVGVRAAGLNFHDVVSGLGLVADGRVLGGEGAGVVLEVGPGVEGLVVGQAVMGLVPGWGPVSVVDHRLVTGVPRGWSFEEAAAVPVVFLTAFYGLRDLAGVRAGQRVLIHAGTGGVGMAAVQLARAWGLEVFATASAAKQDTLRAMGIADDHIASSRDLEFGERFLAVTGGEGVDVVLNSLTGEFVEASLSLLPRGGRFVEMGKTDVRRADEVARSYPGVVYQAFDLMDAGVPRIAVMLAEIMGMFEAGSLRLLPVTGFGLSQAVSALRYLQAARHVGKVVLRVPAEWDPDGTVLITGGTGTLGRELARHLVTARGMRHLLLVSRQGPEAPGAAELVAELTGLGAAVEVVAADTSDRDALAGVLHEVAAEHPLTAVVHAAGVLDDATVESLTPQRIGRVLAAKADAAWNLHELTEGMDLAGFVLYSSAAAVLGSPGQSGYAAANAFLDALAAYRRERGLVGQSLAWGLWAERSAMTSHLSDAGVSRLARSGIRPMTTEQGLALFDAVGRLTAPLLVPARLELAGLSRGDGPLPALLGELDASGSGARRSAATAKEAGQEQGLAAQLAALSAADRKQAVLQIVRTHAAAVLGHARPENIEPQQAFRDMGFDSLTALELRNRLATATGLRLPATLVFDHPAPLELTRFLLDELLPQLADAVAETPATVVPVGADEPIAIVGMGCRFPGGVEDPEGFWRLLVDGTDAMSPFPVDRGWDMEGAGGPDRESGREGAGYAALGGFVYGAGDFDAEFFGISPREALSMDPQQRLLLETCWEALEGAGIDPASLRGSDAGVYAGVITSSYRAGERDGAGGYGMTGTTASVASGRVAYCLGLQGPAVSVDTACSSSLTAMHLAAQALRSGECGMALAGGVTVMATSGTFTEFSRQRGLAADGRCKPFAEAADGTGFGEGVGMLVLERLSDARARGHRVLAVIRGSAVNQDGASNGLTAPNGPSQQRVIRQALASAGLSARDVDVVEAHGTGTELGDPIEAQALIATYGQDRPEGRPLWLGSVKSNIGHTQAAAGVAGVMKMVLGMQHGVLPRTLHVDAPSTHVDWSSGSVELLTEAREWPAGPGPRRAGVSGFGISGTNVHVILEQPVQDQIPEQGRRDEFPHESSDGLSGSVAWVVSARSKAALAEQAGRLREFAVARPELSADDVAFSLATTRSVDFPHRLVVVGEERKQLLDGLAAAATDIGGRVPGLVTGVAGAVVRPVFAFAGQGAQWAGMGLELWEEEPAFAASMERCAQALAPFVDWQLRDALSDTEMMLRIEVVQPVSWAVMVSLAELWRAYGVEPAAVVGHSQGEIAAACAVGGLSLLDGARVVALRSQALAQLAGTGGMVSVPAGLDEAQQWIAGWGPALSIAAVNGPRQVVVAGQAAACAEFAAAYAGQGARQIAADVAGHTAQVEVVKDLMAEDLAGMAPVSSMVPFYSTVEGRVVDTAELDGGYWYRNLRETVRFGDVIAGLAAEGHRNFVEISAHPLLGMAIAQAGEDLVVAPSLRRGEGGRERWLRALAAAYVAGGAVDWAAVTGRGGTARRVSLPTYPFQRQRFWPRTVGRRGDATSAGQQPAGHPLLAAAVWLSEGDGLVLTGRLSVAAAPWLADHAVHGTVLLAGTAFVDLAIHAGDLVGCGTLEELALQEPLVLPAQGGGVQIQVQVSGSDEDGEGRRSVTVSSRDAEGGWVRHAVGELSTGSEPAPAPLMQWPPAGAEPVPLDDVYGQLAERGYEYGPAFQGLHRAWRVGQTIYAETELPESAEVGTGAGVGADGFGLHPALLDASLHGLLAGRLSSGGGSGRSGGGVGLPFAWSGVRLLAGGARHLRTVLVPGPDGSIAVSAFDGAGQPVLEAKSLVLRAIPAGHIAGAGDREARRSLFTVDWVPLAAPESRTVPQWARHEEIAGSEYPSVVVAAVPAAAAGQEAPAAAKQAAALVLGWVQEWLADPAADDAQLVICTRGAADGQDLSAAAVCGLMRSAQSEHPGRFLLVDVDPATGLDTGRDEDMEAVLGSVLSAGEPETWIRAAADGGVPVAFGRRLVRATAGDAKPGPAEWDPRGTVLITGGTGALGRQLARHLVASRGMRHLLLISRQGPGAPGAAELVAELAELGAAARIVAGDAADHGVLARALEGVAVEHPLTAVVHAAGVLDDATVESLTAQRIATVLAAKADAAWNLHELTVGMNLAGFVVYSSAAAILGSPGQGNYAAANAFLDALAAHRRECGLVAQSLAWGLWAERSAMTAHLDDAGMSRLTRGGIRAMTTEQGLALFDAAARLTAPLVVPARLEVAGFSRSGGPLPALLQDLATSSGTRPTAATDAGGLAAQLGALSAVEREQAVLQIVRTHAAAVLGHARPESVEPQQAFREMGFDSLTALELRNRLGAATGLRLPATLVFDQPSAAKLAAYLREQICPDTEGQTEPAEAMLRKILASVPLSRFREAGLMEGLLQLADFRDDALASQQSTQAEQIDAMDAESLVRLALGDGSADL